Proteins from a single region of Synechococcus sp. WH 8109:
- the lptB gene encoding LPS export ABC transporter ATP-binding protein, which translates to MTLELSNVSITLGGRQLVKGLDLKLAPGEVVGLLGPNGAGKTTTFNLVIGLLSPDQGEVTVNGERVTHLPMPERARLGVGYLPQEASVFRNLTVRENLDIALEQTDLSSEQRRDRRQQLIEDFHLGAFINRLGFQLSGGERRRCEVARALASGANGPTYLLLDEPFAGVDPLAVADLQLLIEGLRSRGMGILITDHNVRETLATTDRAYILNDGAVLAAGRSEEVAADPQVRRYYLGEGFQL; encoded by the coding sequence ATGACCCTTGAACTGTCGAATGTCTCCATCACCCTTGGGGGCCGCCAGTTGGTGAAGGGCTTGGATCTGAAGCTTGCCCCCGGCGAGGTTGTCGGCCTGCTGGGTCCCAATGGAGCTGGAAAAACCACCACCTTTAATCTGGTGATCGGTTTGCTCTCACCTGATCAGGGCGAGGTGACCGTGAACGGTGAGCGGGTCACCCATCTGCCCATGCCGGAGCGAGCCAGGCTTGGTGTGGGTTACTTGCCCCAGGAAGCGAGTGTGTTTCGCAATCTCACGGTACGTGAGAATCTGGATATCGCCCTTGAACAGACCGATCTCAGTTCCGAGCAGCGTCGGGATCGGCGCCAGCAGCTGATTGAGGACTTTCACCTCGGCGCATTCATCAACCGTCTTGGCTTTCAACTCTCCGGGGGAGAACGTCGCCGTTGCGAAGTGGCCAGGGCGCTGGCATCGGGTGCTAACGGACCGACGTATCTGCTTTTGGATGAACCCTTTGCTGGGGTCGACCCCCTTGCGGTGGCGGATCTGCAGCTGCTGATTGAGGGGTTGCGCTCCCGGGGCATGGGGATTCTGATCACTGATCACAACGTGCGCGAAACCCTGGCCACCACCGATCGGGCTTACATCCTCAACGATGGTGCGGTGTTGGCCGCAGGACGTTCCGAGGAGGTTGCGGCTGACCCACAGGTGCGTCGTTATTACCTCGGGGAGGGATTCCAACTGTGA
- a CDS encoding LptF/LptG family permease: protein MLDRLKRATWMRLDLLDRWLLKELLGPLLFFIALFTLLLLTGGVMFELVRQMVDKNLPITIAAQVLFLSIPRWLAFSVPIGTLMASLFVFTRLSANNELTALRSLGITTKRMISAAIALSMAMTLFSFFLNDVVVPRSERYAEVNLKRGLGQAIANKTGEDIIYPRFGRRTGIDGKSADRGLLQLFYSWKFQDGEMKDVTVLDFSRSGITQLLRADRAIWNDDQTGWDFLDGHILTLTANGSSTKADFKRYLYPLDSAPQRLAGIEEDAVNMTVAEALQAQRLYEESGSIKEARKIRVRIQEKFTVPMACLVFGLFGATLGAQPTYRTSRSFSFVLTLGIIAIYYVIGFSFSSLGVKGTLSPILAAWLPVVLFLGAGGLLLKQASR, encoded by the coding sequence ATTTTGGATCGTCTCAAACGGGCCACCTGGATGCGGCTGGATCTTCTGGATCGTTGGTTGCTCAAGGAGCTTCTTGGTCCGCTTCTGTTCTTCATTGCCCTGTTCACCCTGCTGCTGCTTACGGGTGGCGTGATGTTTGAACTGGTGCGGCAGATGGTCGACAAGAACCTGCCGATCACGATCGCGGCTCAGGTGTTGTTTTTGAGCATCCCGCGTTGGTTGGCTTTCTCTGTTCCGATCGGAACGCTGATGGCATCTTTGTTCGTGTTCACCCGCTTGTCTGCAAACAACGAACTCACCGCCCTGCGTAGCCTCGGCATCACCACAAAGCGGATGATCAGTGCCGCCATCGCCCTCTCGATGGCGATGACCCTGTTCAGCTTCTTCTTGAACGATGTGGTCGTGCCCCGCAGTGAGCGTTATGCAGAAGTCAATTTAAAGCGGGGTTTGGGCCAAGCTATTGCCAATAAAACAGGAGAAGACATTATTTACCCTCGATTTGGTAGGCGTACTGGAATAGATGGAAAGTCGGCAGACAGAGGCTTATTACAACTGTTTTATTCATGGAAATTTCAGGATGGTGAAATGAAAGATGTAACGGTGCTGGACTTCTCTAGATCCGGCATTACTCAGCTGTTGCGAGCTGATAGGGCTATTTGGAATGATGATCAGACTGGTTGGGATTTCCTGGATGGACACATACTAACTTTGACGGCTAATGGAAGCTCTACCAAGGCCGATTTCAAACGTTATCTGTATCCTCTTGACTCAGCTCCTCAGCGCCTGGCAGGAATTGAAGAAGATGCGGTCAATATGACTGTTGCTGAAGCATTGCAGGCTCAGAGGTTGTACGAAGAGTCCGGAAGCATCAAGGAAGCCCGTAAAATCCGTGTGCGGATCCAGGAAAAGTTCACAGTTCCGATGGCCTGTCTGGTGTTTGGTCTGTTTGGAGCCACCCTCGGTGCTCAGCCCACTTACCGCACCAGCCGAAGCTTCTCGTTTGTGCTCACTCTTGGGATCATCGCTATTTATTACGTGATTGGGTTTAGCTTCAGTTCGCTGGGGGTGAAGGGAACCCTGTCACCGATCCTGGCGGCCTGGCTGCCCGTGGTGTTGTTTCTCGGGGCGGGTGGTCTGTTGCTGAAACAGGCCAGTCGCTGA
- the rpe gene encoding ribulose-phosphate 3-epimerase, with protein sequence MSTKPLVISPSILSADFARLGEEVKAVDEAGADWIHVDVMDGRFVPNITIGPLIVEALRPVTQKPLDVHLMIVEPEKYVPDFAKAGADIISVQVEACPHLHRNLAQIKDLGKKAGAVLNPSTPIDTLEYCLELCDLVLIMSVNPGFGGQSFIESQVQKIRDLRRMCDEKGLDPWIEVDGGIKAGNAWKVIEAGANAIVSGSGVFNQPDYAEAIKGIRNSNSKEAVLA encoded by the coding sequence ATGAGCACCAAGCCCCTGGTGATCTCGCCGTCAATATTGTCGGCTGACTTCGCACGCCTCGGCGAAGAAGTGAAAGCCGTGGACGAAGCGGGTGCGGATTGGATCCATGTAGATGTGATGGACGGCCGCTTTGTTCCGAACATCACCATTGGACCGCTGATTGTTGAGGCGCTGCGGCCGGTGACCCAGAAGCCCCTGGACGTTCACCTGATGATCGTTGAGCCTGAGAAGTACGTTCCCGACTTCGCCAAAGCCGGTGCCGACATAATTTCTGTGCAGGTTGAAGCCTGCCCGCACCTTCACCGCAACCTGGCTCAGATCAAGGACCTGGGCAAAAAAGCAGGTGCAGTTCTGAATCCATCAACACCGATCGACACCCTCGAGTACTGCCTCGAGCTCTGCGATCTGGTGCTGATCATGAGCGTCAACCCCGGTTTCGGAGGCCAAAGCTTCATCGAGAGCCAGGTCCAGAAAATCCGCGACCTGCGCCGGATGTGCGACGAGAAGGGTCTCGACCCCTGGATCGAAGTTGATGGCGGAATCAAAGCCGGCAATGCCTGGAAAGTGATCGAAGCAGGTGCCAACGCGATTGTGTCCGGCTCCGGTGTATTCAACCAACCCGATTACGCCGAAGCGATCAAGGGCATCCGCAACAGCAACAGCAAGGAAGCTGTTCTTGCCTGA
- the ccsB gene encoding c-type cytochrome biogenesis protein CcsB, translating to MLNTPFELVTSLGFAGFVLLLLAMPLAFWAVSSQSRAGLVRLLVAVANLLFTAQLILRWWQSGHFPISNLYESLCFLAWACTLTQLLVERAWPSPIVAAAATPMGLGCIAFASFALPDQLQSAAPLVPALRSSWLVMHVSVIMVSYAALLVGSLLSLAVLVMDRDQSLELRSSSIGSGGFRQAASIANPGSVHLQSVQLSTNEQLDSLSYRTITVGFLMLTVGIVSGAVWANEAWGSYWSWDPKETWALICWLVYAAYLHTRLSRGWQGRRPALVAVVGLVVIAVCYIGVNLLGIGLHSYGWFL from the coding sequence GTGCTGAACACGCCTTTTGAGTTGGTCACCAGCCTTGGCTTTGCAGGCTTTGTGTTGCTGCTGCTGGCCATGCCTCTGGCTTTCTGGGCGGTGTCGAGCCAGTCCCGTGCTGGGTTGGTTCGGCTGCTAGTGGCCGTCGCCAACCTTCTTTTCACCGCTCAGCTGATTCTGCGCTGGTGGCAGTCGGGTCACTTCCCGATCAGCAACCTCTACGAATCCCTGTGCTTCCTGGCCTGGGCTTGCACGCTCACCCAGTTGCTGGTGGAACGAGCCTGGCCTTCCCCCATCGTCGCGGCAGCGGCCACTCCCATGGGTCTCGGTTGCATCGCTTTTGCAAGCTTTGCCTTGCCAGATCAATTGCAGTCAGCGGCCCCCTTGGTTCCTGCCCTGCGCTCCAGCTGGTTGGTCATGCATGTGAGCGTGATCATGGTGAGTTATGCCGCTCTGCTGGTGGGATCCCTGCTCTCCTTGGCGGTGTTGGTCATGGATCGCGACCAATCCCTGGAACTGCGGAGCAGTTCCATTGGCAGTGGTGGATTTCGTCAGGCGGCCTCGATCGCGAACCCTGGTTCTGTTCATCTGCAATCGGTTCAGCTGAGCACCAATGAACAACTCGACAGCCTCAGTTACCGCACGATCACGGTTGGTTTCTTGATGCTCACGGTGGGCATCGTGAGTGGTGCCGTTTGGGCCAATGAAGCCTGGGGCAGCTACTGGAGCTGGGATCCTAAGGAAACTTGGGCATTAATTTGCTGGCTGGTTTACGCCGCTTATCTGCACACCCGCCTCAGTCGAGGTTGGCAAGGCCGGCGCCCAGCTCTTGTTGCTGTGGTTGGCCTTGTGGTGATCGCTGTTTGCTACATCGGCGTCAATCTGCTGGGCATTGGTTTGCACAGCTACGGCTGGTTTTTATGA
- a CDS encoding U32 family peptidase, protein MNVPELLSPAGDWAAMKAAAASGADAVYFGVDAFNARQRAENFRLQDLPEVMQWLHQRGLKGFLTFNVLVFSDELEAAAQLLIAADRAGVDAVIVQDVGLCRLAQRLVPNLCVHGSTQMSITSAAGITQAAALGCQRVVLARELALRDLERLQTQLIQRNLAMPLEVFVHGALCVAYSGQCLTSESLGQRSANRGECAQACRLPYEMVVDGQPHTLEDQRYLLSPQDLAAWELLPELQRIGVASLKIEGRLKDAAYVAAVTDAYRQRLDQTPASAPQVQRQLELAFSRGLSTGWLEGVNHRRLVHGRWSKKRGPLLGQLLRVERGGWLHLRSREKLHSGQGLVLEQLSSDPLQPPREIGGRIMVCERLGDERWKLRLGPDRVDGSGLRPGASVWLTSDPDWQSRWQRAARRTVEARSRDLALRVSGRLDAPLELHVLEPQGFELKLCSTMPLESASQRPLERERLEQQLGRLGGTGWSLQHLEIELEGDLFLPVAELNRMRRALLEQLEVSGDDSTDSGPVPAATKTPNPTELLAQMYPPAVAPLSETKPGLVVLVRSLEQLQALVDLSGTDLPIRSVVADLEQPWELREAVAIGRGCWPEGVWLAGARITRPDERWSLEPLIRARPDGFLVRNADQLEVLTPLAPCIGDFSLNTANPLSFHWYRDYWTLQRLTASYDLNLQQLLDLAAAVDPALLEVTLHQHMPLFHMEHCLFCAFLSAGKDHTDCGRPCEKHHVTLRDRSGVEHPLRADLGCRNTLFNGTAQSGVEALPSLLRAGVRRIRLELLDEDASATRRRVSLYAEALAGRMATQEVWSQEQIHHQLGVTRGSLRSKGPERTSRFSR, encoded by the coding sequence TTGAACGTTCCCGAACTGCTTTCACCTGCAGGGGATTGGGCTGCGATGAAGGCGGCCGCCGCCTCCGGTGCCGATGCGGTGTATTTCGGCGTTGATGCCTTCAACGCCCGTCAGCGGGCTGAGAATTTCCGACTGCAAGACCTTCCTGAGGTGATGCAGTGGCTGCATCAGCGGGGGCTGAAGGGATTCCTCACCTTCAACGTGTTGGTGTTCAGTGATGAATTGGAGGCAGCGGCTCAGTTGCTGATCGCTGCAGATCGAGCCGGCGTGGATGCGGTGATCGTCCAGGACGTGGGGCTCTGTCGCCTGGCCCAGCGGCTGGTGCCGAACCTCTGTGTGCACGGCTCAACCCAGATGTCGATCACCAGTGCAGCGGGGATTACCCAGGCTGCGGCGCTGGGTTGCCAGCGGGTGGTGCTAGCCCGTGAGCTGGCCCTGCGTGATCTCGAGCGCCTGCAGACACAACTGATTCAGCGGAACCTTGCGATGCCGTTGGAGGTGTTTGTGCACGGCGCCCTTTGCGTCGCCTATTCCGGTCAATGTCTGACCAGTGAATCCCTCGGGCAGCGCAGTGCCAATCGAGGTGAGTGCGCCCAGGCCTGTCGCCTGCCCTACGAAATGGTTGTGGATGGTCAACCCCACACCCTTGAAGACCAGCGTTACCTCCTCTCGCCCCAGGATCTGGCGGCCTGGGAGCTGCTGCCGGAGTTACAGCGCATCGGCGTGGCCAGCCTCAAGATCGAAGGGCGTCTTAAGGACGCTGCCTACGTGGCTGCCGTCACCGACGCCTATCGGCAGCGCTTGGATCAAACCCCCGCTTCGGCGCCGCAGGTGCAACGCCAGCTTGAGCTGGCATTTTCCCGTGGCCTTTCCACCGGTTGGCTTGAAGGGGTGAACCATCGCCGTCTGGTGCATGGCCGCTGGAGCAAGAAGCGGGGCCCGCTGCTGGGGCAGTTGCTGCGGGTGGAACGGGGTGGTTGGTTGCATCTGCGCAGCCGGGAAAAGCTGCATTCCGGGCAGGGCCTTGTGTTGGAACAGCTGTCGTCCGACCCCCTGCAGCCGCCTCGGGAGATCGGTGGCCGGATCATGGTGTGTGAGCGGCTGGGCGACGAACGCTGGAAGCTGCGCCTGGGGCCCGATCGTGTGGATGGCTCGGGCTTGAGACCTGGCGCCTCGGTCTGGCTCACCAGTGACCCCGATTGGCAGTCCCGTTGGCAGCGTGCCGCCCGCCGCACGGTGGAGGCTCGGTCACGGGATCTGGCGCTGCGGGTGTCCGGTCGGCTGGATGCACCGCTGGAGTTGCACGTCCTGGAGCCCCAGGGATTTGAGCTGAAGCTCTGCAGCACCATGCCGCTGGAAAGCGCTTCGCAGCGCCCCCTGGAACGGGAACGGCTTGAGCAGCAATTGGGACGCCTTGGGGGCACCGGTTGGTCGCTTCAGCATCTGGAGATCGAACTGGAGGGAGATCTTTTTCTGCCCGTGGCGGAACTGAACCGCATGCGTAGGGCCCTGTTGGAGCAGTTGGAGGTCTCAGGAGATGACAGCACCGATTCAGGTCCTGTTCCTGCAGCCACCAAAACGCCAAACCCAACAGAGCTGCTGGCTCAGATGTACCCACCAGCTGTCGCTCCCCTCAGCGAGACCAAGCCAGGCTTGGTGGTGCTGGTGCGCAGCCTTGAGCAGCTGCAGGCCTTGGTTGATCTCTCCGGTACAGACCTGCCGATTCGATCAGTGGTGGCGGATCTTGAGCAGCCTTGGGAGCTGCGGGAAGCGGTGGCGATCGGTCGTGGCTGCTGGCCGGAGGGTGTATGGCTGGCCGGGGCACGGATCACACGGCCTGATGAACGCTGGTCGCTTGAGCCACTGATTCGGGCCCGTCCTGACGGTTTCCTGGTGCGAAATGCCGATCAGCTGGAGGTGCTGACACCGCTGGCACCCTGCATTGGAGACTTTTCCCTCAACACCGCCAACCCCCTGAGTTTCCACTGGTATCGGGACTATTGGACGCTGCAGCGACTCACGGCGAGTTACGACCTGAACCTTCAGCAACTGCTGGATCTGGCCGCCGCCGTTGATCCAGCGCTGCTGGAGGTCACCCTGCATCAGCACATGCCGTTGTTCCATATGGAGCATTGCCTGTTCTGTGCATTCCTCTCGGCCGGCAAGGACCACACCGATTGCGGTCGTCCCTGTGAGAAGCACCACGTCACCTTGCGGGATCGCAGCGGCGTTGAACATCCCCTGCGGGCTGATCTGGGTTGTCGTAACACCCTTTTCAATGGCACGGCGCAATCGGGCGTTGAGGCGCTTCCGTCGCTGCTGCGGGCAGGCGTACGCAGGATCCGGCTCGAACTTCTCGATGAGGATGCCTCTGCGACGCGCCGGCGCGTCAGCCTTTACGCCGAGGCTCTGGCGGGTCGGATGGCCACCCAGGAGGTCTGGTCCCAGGAGCAGATCCACCACCAGCTGGGCGTCACCCGTGGCAGCCTGCGCAGCAAGGGTCCGGAGCGCACCAGTCGATTCTCACGTTGA
- a CDS encoding LptA/OstA family protein — translation MSSQAQQTSDAGVITIESDLQSADNGTGVITASGNVRFVHLGRGLVATSRQAQYFTEEDRIVLSGDVDVIEADGNQLRADRFTYLLGEGRAIASPVPGQQVFSQWSLSPSQPVLDVQAETNPVSP, via the coding sequence GTGTCGTCCCAGGCTCAGCAAACATCTGACGCAGGCGTCATCACTATTGAGTCCGACCTGCAATCGGCCGACAACGGCACGGGTGTAATTACCGCCAGTGGCAATGTTCGCTTCGTGCATCTCGGTCGTGGTTTGGTGGCCACAAGCCGACAGGCCCAGTACTTCACGGAGGAAGACCGGATTGTGCTGAGTGGTGATGTGGATGTGATCGAGGCTGATGGCAACCAGCTCCGCGCTGATCGCTTCACCTATCTGTTGGGCGAAGGTCGCGCGATTGCCAGTCCCGTTCCGGGCCAGCAGGTGTTCAGTCAGTGGTCGCTCAGTCCAAGCCAACCCGTGCTCGACGTTCAGGCCGAGACCAACCCGGTATCTCCATGA
- a CDS encoding DUF309 domain-containing protein produces the protein MPQADPRFQQGVELFNAGEWYAAHDLFEELWHETADPDRRSLQGILQVAVAQLHLQRGNRRGATILFGEALGRLKRPGTPDLGLDLASLCSAVQQRLEALQQDRDPESCTVPVLETMR, from the coding sequence ATGCCTCAGGCGGACCCTCGCTTTCAACAGGGTGTGGAGCTCTTCAATGCGGGTGAGTGGTATGCCGCTCATGATCTATTTGAGGAGCTCTGGCATGAAACCGCTGATCCGGATCGGCGCAGCCTTCAGGGGATCCTGCAGGTGGCAGTAGCGCAGTTGCATCTGCAACGGGGCAACCGGCGCGGGGCCACTATTCTTTTCGGTGAAGCTCTGGGTCGTCTCAAACGTCCGGGGACTCCAGATCTTGGCCTGGATCTTGCGTCTCTGTGCAGTGCTGTGCAACAGCGGCTTGAGGCGCTTCAGCAGGATCGGGATCCCGAGTCATGCACTGTCCCTGTTCTTGAGACCATGCGCTGA
- the typA gene encoding translational GTPase TypA, producing MSANNKAIRNIAIIAHVDHGKTTLVDSLLAQSGIFRDNEAVPTCVMDSNDLERERGITILSKNTAVTYNDTRINIVDTPGHADFGGEVERVLGMVDGCLLIVDANEGPMPQTRFVLKKALEQGLRPIVFVNKIDRARVDPETAVDKVLDLFIELGADDDQCDFPYLFGSGLGGFAKPDMKTDSDNMRPLFDAILRHVPPPVGDPEKPLQLQITTLDYSDFLGRIIIGRVHNGKIKQGQNAALIKDDGSIKKGRISKLLGFEGLQRVEIEEAFAGDLVAVAGFDDVNIGETIACPDEPTALPLIKVDEPTLQMTFVVNDSPFAGKEGKFVTSRQVRDRLQRELLTNVALRVEDTDSPDRFAVSGRGELHLGILIETMRREGYEFQVSQPQVIYRTIDGTPCEPVETLVMDVPEPAVGSCIEKLGTRKGEMQNMETSADGRTQLEFIVPSRGLIGFRGEFIRATRGEGIMSHSFYEYRPMMGEFDTRRNGVLIAFEEGTATFYALKNAEDRGQFFISPGTKVYKGMIIGEYNRPQDLEINVCKTKQLTNMRSAGAEELDTLQAPVQMTLERALEYIGPDEMLEVTPESIRLRKLPGKKPAKSKR from the coding sequence ATGAGCGCCAACAACAAGGCGATCCGCAACATCGCGATCATCGCCCACGTTGACCACGGCAAGACGACTCTGGTCGATTCGCTGTTGGCGCAGTCAGGAATTTTCCGCGACAACGAGGCCGTCCCGACGTGTGTGATGGACTCCAACGACCTTGAGCGTGAGCGGGGCATCACGATTCTGTCGAAGAACACGGCGGTCACTTACAACGACACCCGGATCAACATCGTTGACACCCCTGGTCACGCCGATTTCGGTGGAGAAGTGGAGCGGGTGCTGGGCATGGTCGACGGTTGCCTGCTGATCGTGGATGCCAATGAGGGGCCGATGCCCCAGACCCGTTTTGTGCTGAAGAAGGCCCTCGAGCAGGGCTTGCGTCCGATCGTCTTCGTCAACAAGATCGACAGGGCCCGGGTGGATCCTGAGACCGCCGTCGACAAGGTTCTCGATCTGTTCATCGAACTCGGCGCTGACGATGATCAGTGCGATTTCCCCTACCTTTTTGGTAGCGGTCTTGGAGGCTTCGCCAAGCCCGACATGAAGACCGACAGCGACAACATGCGTCCGCTGTTCGATGCCATCCTGCGCCACGTTCCGCCCCCGGTTGGTGACCCGGAGAAGCCCCTCCAGCTGCAAATCACCACCCTTGACTATTCCGACTTCCTTGGCCGGATCATCATTGGCCGCGTTCACAATGGCAAAATTAAACAGGGTCAGAACGCTGCACTGATCAAGGACGACGGCAGCATCAAGAAGGGACGCATCAGCAAACTGCTGGGCTTCGAGGGCTTGCAGCGCGTTGAGATCGAAGAGGCTTTTGCCGGTGATCTGGTGGCTGTGGCTGGCTTTGACGACGTCAACATCGGCGAAACCATCGCTTGCCCCGATGAGCCCACCGCTCTGCCGCTGATCAAGGTGGATGAGCCCACCCTGCAGATGACCTTTGTTGTCAACGATTCACCCTTCGCGGGCAAGGAAGGCAAGTTCGTCACCAGTCGTCAGGTGCGTGACCGCCTGCAGCGTGAGTTGCTCACCAACGTTGCCCTGCGTGTGGAAGACACCGATTCACCGGACCGTTTTGCTGTGAGTGGTCGCGGTGAGCTGCACCTCGGCATCCTGATCGAGACCATGCGCCGTGAGGGCTATGAGTTCCAGGTGTCCCAGCCGCAGGTGATCTACCGCACCATCGATGGCACCCCCTGCGAGCCGGTGGAGACCCTGGTGATGGATGTGCCAGAACCAGCGGTGGGCAGCTGCATAGAAAAACTGGGCACCCGTAAGGGCGAGATGCAGAACATGGAAACCAGCGCTGATGGCCGCACCCAGCTGGAGTTCATCGTTCCTTCTCGCGGTCTGATCGGTTTCCGCGGTGAATTCATCCGGGCCACCCGCGGCGAGGGAATCATGAGTCATTCCTTCTACGAATACCGGCCGATGATGGGTGAATTCGACACCCGCCGAAACGGTGTGCTGATCGCCTTCGAAGAGGGAACAGCAACGTTTTATGCCCTCAAGAACGCAGAGGATCGCGGCCAGTTCTTCATCAGTCCGGGCACCAAGGTCTATAAGGGAATGATCATCGGGGAATACAACCGGCCTCAGGACCTGGAGATCAACGTCTGCAAGACCAAGCAGCTCACCAACATGCGTTCCGCGGGCGCTGAGGAATTGGACACGCTGCAGGCACCGGTTCAGATGACGCTGGAGCGCGCGCTCGAATATATCGGTCCCGATGAGATGCTCGAAGTCACACCCGAGTCGATCCGTCTGCGCAAACTTCCCGGCAAGAAGCCAGCCAAGTCCAAGCGCTGA